One Pullulanibacillus sp. KACC 23026 DNA segment encodes these proteins:
- a CDS encoding amidase domain-containing protein yields MSWREAWREHVKKTGDFWVDRTHDRYEVIDEKERSQTMRKKRSMRDRSAQIVKSTVDARVVGHQKVDNQDQVRYVLHLTFLIKQGDLFYIEEQEIEKEGIFDGDVLITDRTLNQEKNLDTRMKITFPEPRVQSSGTARYTYDRQAAVKYAEKWWNSYNPAYPKFEVDCTNYVSQCLKAGGAPMSHIGEKGKGWWCRGKDCSYSWSVANALRWFLASDGNSVGAVTVEEPEELVPGDVICYDWEGDGKWNHNTIVTGQDRDGMPLVNAHTYNSRNRYWAYEDSPAYTENTQYKFFHINAD; encoded by the coding sequence TTGAGTTGGAGAGAGGCTTGGCGCGAGCATGTTAAAAAAACAGGCGACTTTTGGGTGGATCGGACACATGACCGATATGAAGTGATCGATGAAAAAGAGCGAAGCCAAACCATGCGTAAGAAACGTTCGATGCGTGATCGTTCGGCTCAAATTGTAAAATCGACGGTGGATGCTCGAGTGGTTGGGCATCAAAAGGTAGATAATCAGGATCAAGTTCGGTATGTTCTTCATCTGACTTTTCTTATTAAGCAAGGTGACCTATTTTACATTGAAGAGCAGGAGATTGAAAAAGAAGGAATTTTTGATGGGGACGTGTTGATTACAGACCGCACTTTGAACCAAGAAAAAAATCTGGATACAAGAATGAAGATCACCTTTCCAGAGCCGCGTGTGCAATCAAGCGGGACTGCTCGTTATACCTATGATCGACAAGCGGCTGTTAAGTATGCGGAAAAGTGGTGGAATAGCTATAATCCGGCCTATCCCAAATTTGAAGTGGATTGTACGAATTACGTTTCGCAATGCTTGAAAGCAGGTGGGGCACCGATGTCACATATAGGGGAAAAGGGTAAGGGGTGGTGGTGCAGAGGAAAGGACTGCAGTTACAGTTGGTCAGTTGCTAATGCCTTAAGGTGGTTTCTTGCAAGTGATGGCAATTCAGTAGGGGCTGTGACGGTGGAAGAGCCAGAAGAACTTGTTCCGGGGGATGTTATTTGTTATGACTGGGAGGGAGATGGCAAGTGGAACCATAATACGATTGTAACTGGACAGGACCGAGACGGGATGCCGCTTGTTAATGCTCATACGTATAATAGCCGTAACCGCTATTGGGCTTATGAGGATTCACCGGCTTATACAGAGAATACGCAATATAAATTTTTCCACATTAACGCAGATTAG